Proteins found in one Drosophila innubila isolate TH190305 chromosome X, UK_Dinn_1.0, whole genome shotgun sequence genomic segment:
- the LOC117792700 gene encoding cyclin-dependent kinase 1-like produces the protein MEKYEKIGRIGEGSYGIVYKGLVRATGELVAMKNVRNFIGAEGIPATTIREISLLRELKHPNIVALLDLLYEDNNFYLILEYLPMNLRQYIESLPPDQLMETEMVGSYLYQITCAILYCHRRRVLHRDLTPQNLLINGTGLIKVADFGLSCSFNIPMRVLTHEVVTLWYRPPEILLGSARYSCPVDIWSIGCILFEMATSKPLFQGDSEIGQLFRIFQILGTPNDDVWPGVSNLSGFNATFPNWTCNFYNLMKDSPGIIDAFIDLLPRMLTYNPSQRITAKEIIEHEFYK, from the coding sequence ATGGAGAAGTATGAGAAAATTGGAAGAATCGGTGAAGGCTCTTATGGCATTGTCTACAAGGGTCTGGTTCGTGCAACCGGAGAATTGGTGGCCATGAAAAACGTGCGCAACTTTATCGGAGCGGAGGGAATACCAGCAACTACGATTCGAGAGATATCGTTGCTCAGGGAACTTAAGCATCCAAATATTGTCGCTCTGCTGGATTTGCTGTATGAggacaataatttttatttgatacttGAATATTTGCCAATGAATCTGCGGCAATACATTGAATCATTGCCACCGGATCAATTGATGGAAACTGAAATGGTGGGAAGCTATCTGTACCAGATAACCTGTGCGATTCTCTACTGCCATCGCCGTCGAGTGCTACATCGTGATCTGACGCCACAAAATCTGCTTATCAATGGCACTGGACTTATCAAGGTGGCGGACTTTGGTCTCAGCTGCAGTTTCAATATTCCAATGCGCGTTCTTACACATGAAGTTGTTACGCTCTGGTACCGCCCCCCAGAGATCTTATTGGGCTCGGCCCGATATTCCTGTCCAGTGGATATCTGGTCAATCGGGTGCATTTTGTTTGAGATGGCCACCAGTAAGCCCTTATTTCAGGGTGACTCTGAAATAGGACAACTATTTCGCATATTTCAAATACTGGGCACTCCAAATGATGATGTCTGGCCTGGTGTTTCCAATCTTTCTGGCTTCAATGCCACTTTTCCCAATTGGACTtgcaatttttacaatttaatgaaGGACAGTCCAGGCATAATCGACGCTTTTATTGATTTACTGCCAAGGATGCTTACCTATAATCCCTCGCAGCGTATAACAGCCAAAGAAATTATTGAACatgaattttacaaataa
- the LOC117787646 gene encoding zinc finger protein 470 translates to MLTMRTLSDNNCLTCLLKMDRDSVQERHTMDMKMERLLLRHLNWQQQELNAELMPKQLCSTCHQLLLSFEQFREQANECRQRLLEMLEQSQQTGSFEFVYEKEEKEQEEEQLLEEEQQLLAITAVVNSDDPFEEAVETCASPEKQRETEMETALKSRRRCKGVKNSFKCTLCGHCFAHSLTLEAHVRKVHEGNKRPFKCDRCDKSYSFMGGLYTHIKELHSTQARSYQCDYPGCQRVYISCIAMQKHKRLKHSSNSSNPLNNRQYVCEECGATFNQTANLKYHRRTKHPTAAEAAENARNNEQHYCDVCQKHFHSRYTLKYHTMQQHSDADGVQHECQICGRRLAKRFMLVQHMLMHTADKMPCEHCGRLFARKFELEAHIRAVHLKLKPFDCKYCSESFASRKTLRHHEYIHTGEKPYVCQVCGQAFRQQTCLKNHGKVHDKLPPSTSK, encoded by the coding sequence ATGTTAACAATGCGCACGCTGAGTGACAACAATTGCTTGACGTGCCTGCTCAAAATGGACCGTGACAGCGTGCAGGAAAGGCACACAATGGACATGAAAATGGAGCGTCTGTTGTTGCGGCATCTCAAttggcagcagcaggaacTAAATGCTGAATTAATGCCCAAACAATTGTGCTCGACTTGCCATCAATTGTTGCTGAGCTTTGAGCAGTTTCGGGAGCAGGCAAACGAGTGTCGTCAACGGCTGCTGGAAATGTTAGAGCAGTCCCAGCAAACGGGCAGCTTTGAGTTTGTTTACGaaaaggaggagaaggagcaggaggaggagcagctgttggaggaggagcagcagctgctggcaATAACAGCAGTTGTAAACAGCGATGATCCGTTTGAGGAGGCAGTGGAAACCTGTGCTTCCCCGGAGAAGCAGAGGGAGACTGAGATGGAGACGGCTTTGAAGAGTCGTCGTCGCTGCAAGGGCGTCAAGAATAGCTTTAAATGCACACTATGTGGTCACTGCTTTGCCCACAGCTTGACGCTGGAGGCGCACGTGCGCAAGGTGCACGAGGGCAACAAGCGACCCTTTAAATGCGATCGCTGTGACAAATCCTACAGCTTTATGGGCGGCCTCTACACACACATCAAGGAGCTGCATAGCACCCAAGCACGCTCCTATCAGTGTGATTATCCCGGCTGCCAGCGTGTCTACATCAGTTGCATTGCCATGCAAAAACACAAGCGTTTAAAGCACAGCAGCAACTCATCCAATCCGCTCAACAATCGCCAATATGTGTGCGAAGAATGTGGCGCCACCTTTAATCAGACGGCGAATCTCAAGTATCATCGTCGCACCAAGCATCCCACGGCGGCGGAGGCGGCGGAGAATGCACGCAACAATGAGCAACATTATTGTGATGTCTGCCAAAAGCATTTCCATTCCCGTTACACGCTCAAATATCACACAATGCAACAGCACTCGGATGCGGATGGTGTCCAACACGAGTGCCAGATCTGTGGACGTCGCCTGGCCAAGAGATTCATGCTGGTCCAACACATGCTGATGCACACCGCCGACAAGATGCCCTGCGAACACTGCGGCCGCCTCTTTGCCCGCAAGTTCGAGCTGGAGGCGCACATTCGTGCCGTGCATCTCAAGCTGAAACCCTTCGACTGCAAGTACTGCTCCGAATCCTTTGCCTCCCGCAAGACGCTGCGTCATCATGAGTACATACACACCGGGGAGAAGCCATATGTCTGCCAGGTGTGTGGACAGGCCTTCCGCCAGCAAACCTGTCTCAAGAACCATGGCAAGGTGCATGACAAGCTGCCTCCCAGCACCAGCAAATGA
- the LOC117783114 gene encoding uncharacterized protein C12orf73 homolog: MPAGVSWGQYMKFLGSAMLAMMAGSQAVHLYFKPLDDLPAYIEREREHKEEPIKTIAPS, translated from the coding sequence ATGCCCGCTGGCGTTTCATGGGGACAATATATGAAGTTCCTGGGCAGCGCAATGCTGGCCATGATGGCCGGTTCCCAGGCAGTCCATCTGTACTTTAAGCCACTCGATGATCTGCCCGCTTATATAGAGCGCGAAAGGGAGCACAAGGAGGAgccaataaaaacaatagctCCCAGTTAG
- the LOC117783107 gene encoding small integral membrane protein 4, which translates to MSLHSSFVRRFLDNWPGKRRFGIYRFLPIFFVLGAALEFSMINWTVGETNFYRTFKRRQAKNYLEDQEHYQQLQEQSKTATGAGTTA; encoded by the exons ATGAGTTTACACAGCAGCTTCGTTCGACGCTTCCTCGATAATTGGCCCGGCAAGCGACGATTCGGCATTTATCGTTTCCTGCCGATATTCTTTGTGCTCGGCGCGGCATTGGAATTCTCCATGATCAACTGGACCGTGGGCGAGACGAATTTCT ATCGCACATTTAAACGACGTCAGGCCAAGAACTATCTGGAGGATCAGGAGCATTATCAGCAGCTGCAGGAGCAGTCAAAgacagcaacaggagcaggaacaACAGCTTAA
- the LOC117793717 gene encoding AP-3 complex subunit mu-2 yields the protein MIHSLFIVNSSGEVFLEKHWRSVVSRSVCEYFLDAQRAAPHDVPPVIATPHYYLITVQRDSVSLVAACKQEVPPLFVIEFLHRVVDTFQDYFSDCSESVIKDNYVVVYELLDEMLDNGFPLSTESNILKELIKPPNILRTIANTVTGKSNVSTILPSGQLSAIPWRRSGVRYTNNEAYFDVIEEVDAIIDKSGSTVFAEIQGHIDCCIKLSGMPDLTLSFMNPRLFDDVSFHPCVRFKRWEAERLLSFIPPDGNFRLMSYHISSQSVVAIPIYIRHNFSIKTGEQGRLDLTIGPRNTLGRTVDKVKLELTMPRCVLNCLLTPNQGKYTFDSVSKTLSWDVGRIDVSKLPNIRGTVSITPGSTNIDANPSINVQFQISQLAVSGLKVNRLDMYGEKYKPFKGVKYLTKAGKFQVRM from the exons ATGATACACAGTCTGTTCATAGTAAACAGCAGCGG tgAAGTGTTTCTGGAGAAGCACTGGCGCTCCGTTGTCTCGCGTTCCGTTTGCGAATATTTTCTGGATGCACAACGTGCTGCGCCACAT gATGTGCCGCCCGTGATTGCCACGCCCCATTATTACCTCATCACCGTGCAACGGGACAGTGTGTCCTTGGTGGCAGCCTGCAAACAGGAGGTGCCTCCATTGTTTGTCATTGAATTTCTGCATCGTGTTGTGGACACATTCCAGGATTATTTCAGCGATTGCTCCGAGTCTGTGATCAAGGATAACTATGTTGTGGTCTATGAGCTGCTCGACGAGATGCTCGACAATGGCTTCCCGCTCTCCACCGAGAGCAACATACTCAAGGAGCTGATCAAACCGCCAAACATATTGAGAACTATAGCCAACACAGTCACCGGGAAGAGCAA TGTCAGCACCATCTTGCCCTCGGGTCAGCTGTCGGCAATTCCTTGGCGTCGCAGTGGTGTCCGTTACACCAACAATGAAGCCTACTTTGATGTCATCGAGGAAGTGGACGCCATCATTGACAAATCCGGTTCCACGGTCTTTGCTGAGATACAGGGTCAT ATCGACTGCTGCATCAAGTTGTCGGGCATGCCGGACTTGACGTTATCCTTTATGAATCCGCGTCTCTTCGACGACGTCTCGTTTCATCCGTGTGTGCGCTTCAAGCGTTGGGAGGCAGAGCGTCTGCTCTCCTTTATACCGCCCGATGGCAACTTTCGACTGATGTCCTATCACATTAGCTCCCAATCTGTGGTGGCCATACCCATCTATATACGTCACAACTTTTCGATTAAAACAGGCGAACAGGGTCGCCTCGACTTAACGATTGGACCCAGAAATACGCTTGGACGCACTGTGGACAAGGTCAAGCTGGAGCTAACGATGCCCCGGTGTGTGCTGAACTGTTTGTTGACCCCGAATCAGGGCAAATACACCTTTGATTCAGTGAGCAAAACACTGTCCTGGGATGTCGGACGCATCGATGTCTCCAAATTGCCCAATATACGCGGCACA gTATCTATAACTCCTGGTAGCACCAATATTGATGCCAATCCATCGATCAATGTGCAATTCCAAATCTCACAGCTTGCTGTCTCCGGGTTAAAGGTCAATCGCCTGGACATGTACGGCGAGAAATATAAACCCTTCAAGGGCGTCAAATATTTAACCAAAGCTGGCAAATTCCAGGTGCGCATGTAG